The Medicago truncatula cultivar Jemalong A17 chromosome 7, MtrunA17r5.0-ANR, whole genome shotgun sequence genome includes the window CAATGATTAGCattctaattattatatattctaTTGACCAAACAACAATAactttattatataatattacatGTAATGAACAGAGgatacaagaaaaaaattatataaaatagaaaacaagAATTCTggtatttcttttgaaaatttcaataaatgtgTAATGATATATTTACCGAATTATTccattatataattaataaaaggtTTCTtaggttaataggtctttaccccctgtaatatagatcattttttatttttatccctataaaaattttattttgattcacccctgtaaaatatttttgttttgatttaccccctaataggccaaacaaaaacgaaaattttttgaaaaaaaaataaaattggtttttgtttggcctattatggaggtaaatcaaaacaaaaatattttacaggggtgaatcaaaataaaaattttacaggacagaaaccagaaatgacctatattacaggggtaaagacctattaaccttaataaaattgatatatagATTTTAACTATTTGTGGTAtcctcagaaaaaaaaaaaaaaaaaaaaaactatttgtgGTAAATTTGTAATTAAGGTGGATATTTATGCCCCTTAAAAACTTagaaatttataataattgacATAACAACTgacataattttattattaattattaatcgAGTACATAAGACTCCAAAATCCAATTAGGTGACTTAATTGAGTAGGATACATAACACTAAGCTAATATTGCGAGCACAAACATTTTGTGCTTAAATAAAATTCCCTACTGCTCTAAAAGTTTGACCAGGCTTATAACCTACTGGGATCACATTCTTTGCTTCAAATACCTTGCCAGACTCAATTTGTGTTAGCCTTAGAGAAAATGGTGCTATCAATTGTGCCCCTTTATTTAATTTCCAAACAGCACCAAATGATCGTTGCATGCTTTCATAAGTTGATGAGTTAAGTCCTTCTTTAAGTTCAACTGATTTGAGATCACCATCCCCATCCTCATATTCAATTAAGGTAGCAAAATAATCTGGGTTGGATCCGGGATCCACACGGAATGTTATTGATACTCCAGGGTAGTTGCATGGAACTCTGcagaaaaaaaagtatatgatgTTGGAGAAATtgacatttatatatttggagaaaaaatagttgaaattgtttgtattttttagcaataaaaaataggattaatagcagttttagttCCCTAACTTTctcaaagttgcgattttgaccctaagaaaaaaactaaaaaactgcCCTTTAAGTTTTGCATATGTGACAGTTTTGGCCCCAAAGCCAATTTTGACTCAGTCTACTTTGACGTGACACCCTAAATGAGAtgccacgttttttttttttttttgtttttaccaaaaattggtcttggggagccaaaactgctacagttgtAAAATTTAGGGGgcagttttgtagttttttttcttagagaACTAAAATCGTAAATTCGTAAAAGTTAGGGTGCGAAAACTgttattaagcctaaaaaaataaatgaattttattctatttaatttttttttttgtatttgttatGATGCGTTTGACTattcaatataataataataaaagaaaaaaataattataataatcgtaatattaactaatttttttttaaaaccgtCAACACTTAAACAGAAACGAAGAGAGTGTACCGTGTATATTGAACGGGAATTCTCCCAACTTTGCGTAGGTTGTCAGCTTGACCTGGACGTGCCATGGAACCAAAAGCTCTACCACTCAGATCAAAATCATGATCGCAAGCAGGACACTCATCGGTAATAACTACAGTAACAGGGTTGCCTGAGCAAGCAGGATTTCCTGTGCACTTCACCTGAAAAACACAACACAATGTACTCAATATTggtattattaataaaaatatgtatcaACTTTGCAATAAGTAAAATACTAATATTATAcaatattgttcataaaaattcaccacattttaatgtttttttaggcCAATTGTATTAATTGTTAGACCTGATAACATGTACCACATCCATTGCCCGATTGATAGATAGCAGGGGCTCCGGCTGATATTGATGAGTTGAATGGAGGCATCCCAACAGCAGTTCCATATCCACAAGCACCACCTACATAATTATTTTggattaatagtgtttttcattccttatttTGAGCAAAGTGTTTTTCAttcctgtaatatatgtcattttcggttttcgttcctataaaattttgggtttgattttcaccctcgtaaaaaaaaaaatattctggAAAACACCCCTAttaggccattttcagattttttttcaagaaattttggtttttgaatggcatattaagggtgtttttcggaaaataatttttttacaagggtgcaaatcaaatcgaaaattttataaggggaAAAActagaaatgacatatattacaggagtgaaaagcactattaaccctatatagCCATTAAAACGAGGGTAAATccctcttttcgtccctgtaatattaacgaattccggttttagtccctataaaaaaaattagattatgtccttgtaatttcagattcttccacttttggtccctcacaTCACCACatcagcagaatctgcatacatggcacgtaaaatgagggaccaaaagtggagtaatctgaaattacaaggaccaaaagtgggaggaatctgaaattataGGGACGTAATTTATGTAGATTCTGCTGACGTgatgaaaggagggaccaaaagtggaagaatctgaaattacagggacataatctaaatcttttttttacagggactaaaatcgaAATTCGCAAATATTACCGGgtcgaaaagaggtatttacccttaaaacaatttcaaaaataatttgattacaCTAATTGAATCTTAATCAAGGAAAAACTATATGCGACAAAtatttgtaatatatatatatataccttcaCTTCCATCACCGTCAGGAGATCCATAGAAAGTAGC containing:
- the LOC25481431 gene encoding expansin-B15 produces the protein MALTLAHTFFRILLFVGSLSIFLVTPSSCLKPRKLLNATSYFSFEDFSSSEATFYGSPDGDGSEGGACGYGTAVGMPPFNSSISAGAPAIYQSGNGCGTCYQVKCTGNPACSGNPVTVVITDECPACDHDFDLSGRAFGSMARPGQADNLRKVGRIPVQYTRVPCNYPGVSITFRVDPGSNPDYFATLIEYEDGDGDLKSVELKEGLNSSTYESMQRSFGAVWKLNKGAQLIAPFSLRLTQIESGKVFEAKNVIPVGYKPGQTFRAVGNFI